In Selenomonas sp. TAMA-11512, a genomic segment contains:
- a CDS encoding FtsW/RodA/SpoVE family cell cycle protein, which produces MAQPVEKPKKVFWVSDMEAVLTVFLVLLVLGTMNVFSSSFIMAQVNYDQPYYYFLYRQLINLAVGFVCFIIACRVDYHRWRDWIVPVVLLTIVALVVVLVAGVEVNGSKRWLSLGPLPQIQPAEIAKLVALMLVAAYAAHRVHNNLRINIINPQMAIIALMAALIELEPDGGTMSIVLAVPFLVLMIAGLHKWKVISTITLGIIGIAALSIVQPYRMERFKVLLDPWADAQGIGYQTVQSLSAIGSGGLTGMGLGMGVSKYSYLPEAHTDFAFAIFSQETGFLGVTLMLFLFAALTIYGARIANAAQDAYGQFLAAGVLLLIVTQAIINLLMVAGILPVIGVPLPFISYGGTSLMVSMASIGILINIGHQSARAAKKREREERLKGIQETLETKQGRSRHLELVK; this is translated from the coding sequence GTGGCGCAGCCTGTAGAAAAGCCGAAAAAGGTGTTTTGGGTCAGCGATATGGAGGCGGTATTGACCGTATTCCTTGTGCTGCTTGTCTTGGGGACAATGAATGTTTTCAGCTCCAGCTTTATCATGGCGCAGGTGAACTATGACCAGCCGTATTACTATTTCCTCTATCGACAGCTTATCAATCTGGCCGTTGGCTTTGTCTGCTTTATCATTGCCTGTCGTGTTGACTATCATCGATGGCGTGATTGGATCGTTCCCGTTGTATTGCTGACGATTGTGGCGCTTGTTGTCGTACTTGTGGCAGGCGTAGAGGTCAATGGATCAAAGCGATGGCTGAGCTTGGGGCCGCTGCCGCAGATACAGCCGGCAGAAATCGCGAAGCTCGTCGCGCTTATGCTGGTCGCAGCCTATGCGGCACATCGTGTGCACAACAATCTGCGAATCAATATCATCAATCCGCAGATGGCGATCATCGCTTTGATGGCGGCGTTGATTGAATTGGAACCCGATGGCGGCACGATGTCCATCGTATTGGCTGTGCCGTTTCTCGTCCTGATGATTGCCGGCCTGCACAAGTGGAAGGTCATATCTACAATCACTCTTGGAATCATAGGAATTGCGGCGCTCTCCATCGTGCAGCCGTACCGCATGGAACGATTCAAGGTGCTGTTAGATCCGTGGGCGGATGCACAGGGAATCGGTTATCAGACGGTGCAGTCGCTCTCCGCCATCGGGTCGGGCGGGCTCACGGGCATGGGACTGGGCATGGGGGTAAGTAAGTACAGCTATCTGCCGGAGGCACACACGGATTTTGCATTCGCGATCTTTAGCCAGGAGACGGGATTTCTCGGGGTGACACTGATGCTCTTCCTGTTCGCTGCTTTGACCATCTACGGAGCGAGGATTGCCAATGCAGCACAGGATGCTTACGGGCAGTTCCTGGCAGCCGGGGTATTGCTCCTGATTGTGACACAGGCTATCATCAATCTTCTGATGGTTGCCGGGATTTTGCCTGTCATTGGCGTACCGCTACCGTTCATCAGCTACGGAGGGACATCTCTTATGGTAAGTATGGCGAGTATAGGGATACTTATCAACATCGGGCACCAAAGCGCACGCGCAGCCAAAAAGAGAGAAAGAGAAGAACGGCTGAAGGGAATACAAGAGACTCTCGAGACGAAGCAGGGAAGGTCTCGTCATCTGGAGCTTGTAAAGTAG
- the trmB gene encoding tRNA (guanosine(46)-N7)-methyltransferase TrmB, with translation MRLRRKPWIDEAIHEYRDFVFPKDAPVDASAKGRWREIFGREASLSVELGTGKGDFITALAARHPEQNFLGIEMQQGVLYLAAKKVAEQELKNVRLAVFDIHHLEDVFAPGEIQRIYLNFCDPWPKKRHAKRRLTHRNFLMRYQKLLAPRGEMHFKTDNRPLFDFSIEEFAAMNLKVSELSFDLHAEERPENIETEYERKFNALGEKINRCVVTFP, from the coding sequence TTGCGTTTGCGTAGAAAGCCTTGGATTGATGAGGCAATACATGAGTATAGAGATTTTGTTTTTCCGAAGGATGCACCGGTCGACGCATCAGCAAAGGGAAGATGGAGAGAAATATTCGGCAGAGAGGCATCTCTTTCCGTTGAACTGGGGACGGGAAAAGGAGACTTCATCACAGCGCTCGCTGCACGCCATCCGGAGCAAAATTTCCTGGGCATTGAGATGCAGCAGGGCGTACTGTATTTGGCAGCGAAAAAAGTCGCTGAGCAGGAGCTCAAAAATGTGCGGCTTGCCGTATTTGATATCCACCATTTAGAGGATGTTTTTGCTCCGGGAGAGATTCAACGCATATACCTGAACTTCTGTGATCCTTGGCCGAAGAAACGACATGCGAAGCGTCGACTGACACATCGAAATTTCCTTATGCGCTATCAGAAGCTTCTGGCACCCAGAGGAGAGATGCACTTCAAGACGGATAATCGGCCGCTCTTTGATTTCTCTATCGAGGAGTTTGCAGCTATGAATCTGAAGGTGAGTGAGCTGTCTTTTGATCTTCATGCGGAAGAGAGGCCGGAGAATATCGAGACGGAATATGAGCGCAAATTCAACGCATTGGGTGAAAAAATCAATCGATGCGTCGTGACGTTCCCGTGA